The Silene latifolia isolate original U9 population chromosome Y, ASM4854445v1, whole genome shotgun sequence sequence CTATGAGAAGAACAAAAAAACCGATCTAGTAGACAATAACTTATATAATCTTATCTATCCAATCTTTCTCATGCTGAGTAAAGGGCTTCCTATTTCTTTGTTCCAATCTCACTCGGATGTCCATACATATCTACTTCACAAGAATCCAAGGAGCAGCTAGCCGATGATAGATGCGAGCACGATTTCTAGCATTCCAAATGGCATATATGACACCTACAAAGCAAGCACCAGTGAAGACTCTTTGTAGTCCACTTCTACCCCTGCCTGTAGAGAACCACTTGACCATGTCTTCTGCAAGGAAAGAAAGGTGAAGATAATCCTGCAATAATTTCATACAAATCTTACTATATTCACATTTGTAGAATAGATGTTCATGGGTTTCAGGCTCCACCCCACAAATGTAGCAAATTGTAGCTGTTCCCCTTCCCATTTTGATCATTCTGTCCAGAGTAAGCAGCTTGCAATGTTGACTAGCCCAGTAGATAAACGAGTGTCTGGGCACATTCAGAGAATTCCAGTAAAGAAACCTCCATGAAACCTTGGCATTTTTTGTTCTGAGCCACTGATATCCAGCAGCAACAGAATAAGGAATAGTCTGGTTTAGCCACAACTCATTAACATACCCTTGCTTGAACTTGTCTTTAATGTGGATAATCTTCTTCCAAAACCAGATGCAGTCAGTGGGAGCAGAATAGTCCTTCCAGTCACATCCTTTCTTGTATACATGGTTGACCCACTTAACACATAAGTGGTCTTTCTTTGTTGCAAGCCAATCAGTATACTTCCCTAACAGAGCTCTGTTCCACTGACTAGCATTCTTCAAACCTAAACACCCCCCCCCCTCTTCCTTAGGAGTACAGCATTTATCCCAGTTGACATTGGGAGCCCTAAGATAGGAGTCCCTTCCTCCCCATAGGAAATTCCTACAAATGGAGTCAACCTTCTTCAGAATCCCAGCATGGAGGAGAAAGAAAGATGCCCAATAGGAGTGCATAGTGGCCAATACAGACTGCACAAGAATTAATCTTCCTGCATAGGATAAATGTCTAGCTCCTAAAGCTCGAATTCTGATCACAATTCTCTCAATAAGTTTCTGCCCCTCATACTTAGTGATTTTCTTAGAAGAGATAGGAACTCCTAGATATTTGAATGGAAGTTTGCCAATCCTGAAACCAGAAATCTGGATAATATCTTTCACTATCTCAGATCTTACTCCATTGAAATAAATGTCAGTCTTATCCCTATTTAAACATAATCcagtattataaataattacttgtgaggagtcgtattcttatgataatacCTTAATGCTATACCTTcctgcttgacttatctttacgccctacttgtaccgatctgccaagtatgggtttaactcatatcttccgcctctttcggaatgtcctgccgattgtgggttctcgacttccgatctgtcgttcgagtcttggatgcggattgtcctaccgcatgtcgaatcgggaactgtactgtcccgagagtctggccagatttagactaggaatGAGTCTTTATGATCTTTAATGTCGTCCTACCAGGGTAATTCTAtttaatgagtagtaaaggtcttgctggGTTATAGTTATTGTCATATGtcattcaaggcaagagttatgcatTATATTGTTGggatgtgagagtcttggtcctatcggatactagaggtgagatgcaagacttctagttgcgatatgatcgccgggattgatg is a genomic window containing:
- the LOC141630682 gene encoding uncharacterized protein LOC141630682, producing MTQVQTSKGSKWSNMCLRDKTDIYFNGVRSEIVKDIIQISGFRIGKLPFKYLGVPISSKKITKYEGQKLIERIVIRIRALGARHLSYAGRLILVQSVLATMHSYWASFFLLHAGILKKVDSICRNFLWGGRDSYLRAPNVNWDKCCTPKEEGGGCLGLKNASQWNRALLGKYTDWLATKKDHLCVKWVNHVYKKGCDWKDYSAPTDCIWFWKKIIHIKDKFKQGYVNELWLNQTIPYSVAAGYQWLRTKNAKVSWRFLYWNSLNVPRHSFIYWASQHCKLLTLDRMIKMGRGTATICYICGVEPETHEHLFYKCEYSKICMKLLQDYLHLSFLAEDMVKWFSTGRGRSGLQRVFTGACFVGVIYAIWNARNRARIYHRLAAPWILVK